The following proteins come from a genomic window of Marispirochaeta sp.:
- the ltrA gene encoding group II intron reverse transcriptase/maturase, whose amino-acid sequence MGRIYIEKKSSKKKRPLSIPCMSDRAVQALYALILEPVSETTGDLHSYGFRKFRSTKDACSYIKLCLQQKTSARWILESDIKGCFDNIDHNWLMEHIPLDKRILNEFLKAEYKEKKELFPTTAGVPQGGIISPILANMTLDGLEDYIQNKYWKSKTGCINRQHNNHKVNLIRYADDLIITADTQETAKDLKRMLSDFLRIRGLELSEKKTKITEVTAGFDFLGWNFRKYNNSLKVQPSAESIKAIKTKIGITIRMMSACPQEAVIGTLNPIIRGWGNYHDAVSSWRSFRKVDRYIFYALWQWAKRRHPMKSAKWVKARYWVRIRNRDWIFSTGKYNLTSISSIKYKSHKLIKVNKNCFLPEDMKYFINQGRGALQLP is encoded by the coding sequence GTGGGAAGAATCTACATCGAGAAGAAAAGCAGTAAAAAGAAACGCCCCTTAAGCATTCCCTGCATGAGCGACCGAGCGGTTCAGGCATTGTATGCACTAATTCTGGAACCGGTCTCTGAAACAACAGGAGATTTACATTCATACGGATTTCGGAAATTCAGATCTACAAAAGATGCCTGTTCGTACATAAAACTATGTTTGCAACAAAAAACCTCAGCAAGATGGATTCTCGAATCAGACATAAAAGGATGCTTTGATAACATTGATCACAATTGGTTGATGGAACACATACCACTAGATAAAAGAATACTTAACGAATTTCTGAAAGCAGAATACAAGGAAAAGAAAGAATTATTCCCTACAACAGCTGGAGTTCCGCAAGGTGGAATTATCAGTCCGATTTTGGCAAACATGACACTCGATGGTCTAGAAGATTACATTCAAAATAAGTACTGGAAAAGTAAGACCGGATGTATAAACCGACAACACAACAACCACAAAGTAAACCTGATAAGGTATGCAGATGACCTGATTATTACAGCAGACACGCAGGAAACTGCTAAAGACTTGAAACGAATGCTGTCTGATTTCCTGAGAATCAGAGGACTTGAATTGTCAGAAAAAAAGACCAAAATCACAGAAGTAACAGCGGGATTTGATTTTTTGGGGTGGAATTTCAGAAAATACAACAACAGTCTTAAAGTACAACCTTCTGCCGAATCAATTAAAGCCATTAAGACAAAAATTGGAATAACGATAAGAATGATGTCAGCATGTCCACAGGAAGCAGTAATAGGAACCCTTAACCCTATTATTAGGGGATGGGGAAACTATCATGATGCTGTCTCATCGTGGCGCAGTTTTAGAAAGGTCGACAGGTATATATTTTATGCATTGTGGCAATGGGCAAAAAGAAGGCATCCAATGAAATCAGCAAAGTGGGTTAAGGCTCGATACTGGGTTCGAATAAGAAACAGAGACTGGATATTTAGTACAGGGAAATACAATCTGACAAGCATCAGCAGTATTAAATATAAATCACACAAACTCATTAAGGTAAATAAGAATTGCTTTCTCCCCGAAGACATGAAATACTTTATCAATCAGGGAAGGGGTGCTCTGCAGCTGCCCTGA
- a CDS encoding acyltransferase → MKTTRAYYIDWLRIIIVALLIPHHTAITFSHLGDAYVYLPIKDNALYFFIQSTFLNLWFMRMLFFISGISTFYALRKRTNKEYFIERCKKLLLPTVFALIFVCPAMGYFKAITLNNFHGSLLTFYPVFFKNIVLYLGWAHFWFLVYLFVFSIIFLFIRRIVKSIDTTAEKIGVYLSQNNRIIIPILLFIFFETLFRPFYPGFQTLVNDWANFAVYLSFFFFGYIIGSKQDLIDVIVSKIRLFAIIASISTISFIFLKYAQDNISLFSSYYNDMTYTYKLCLAFIQGIAEYSLVLFIFGVAKLYLNRDNKIYRYLSKTSFTLYIFHFLIINMTMYFMIILSWNHFIIFILSIFLVYSLFFILYETLLKRIPPLRYICGIQK, encoded by the coding sequence TTGAAAACAACAAGAGCTTATTATATTGACTGGTTACGAATTATTATTGTTGCATTATTAATTCCCCATCATACTGCAATAACATTCTCACATCTCGGTGATGCGTATGTTTATCTGCCTATAAAAGATAATGCACTCTATTTCTTTATCCAATCAACGTTTTTAAATCTATGGTTTATGCGAATGTTGTTTTTCATTTCTGGGATATCAACTTTTTATGCATTACGAAAAAGAACGAACAAAGAGTATTTTATTGAACGATGTAAAAAATTGCTTTTACCAACTGTGTTTGCCTTGATATTTGTTTGTCCAGCTATGGGATATTTCAAAGCCATAACATTGAATAATTTCCATGGTTCTTTATTAACATTTTATCCAGTCTTTTTTAAGAATATAGTTCTTTATCTGGGATGGGCTCATTTCTGGTTTCTAGTATATTTATTTGTCTTTTCTATAATCTTTCTATTTATACGAAGGATTGTAAAGAGTATTGATACTACAGCCGAGAAAATTGGTGTTTATTTATCCCAAAACAACAGAATCATAATTCCAATATTGCTCTTTATCTTTTTTGAGACCTTGTTCCGTCCCTTTTATCCTGGGTTTCAAACCCTTGTTAATGATTGGGCAAATTTTGCCGTGTATCTTTCATTTTTCTTTTTTGGATATATAATTGGAAGCAAACAAGATTTGATTGATGTTATTGTTTCAAAAATACGTTTATTTGCAATTATTGCAAGCATATCAACTATATCGTTTATTTTTCTAAAATACGCACAGGATAATATCTCCCTATTTAGCAGCTATTACAATGATATGACCTATACCTACAAATTATGTTTAGCATTCATTCAAGGTATTGCAGAATACTCTTTGGTGTTATTTATTTTTGGTGTAGCAAAATTATATCTCAATAGAGATAATAAAATATATAGATACTTATCGAAAACATCGTTTACATTATATATATTTCATTTTCTGATAATTAATATGACTATGTATTTCATGATTATACTTTCCTGGAATCATTTTATTATATTTATTCTATCAATCTTTCTCGTTTATTCGCTGTTCTTTATCCTATACGAAACATTACTAAAACGGATTCCTCCTTTAAGATACATATGCGGGATACAAAAATGA